The Candidatus Nanohalovita haloferacivicina region GCCTTAAAATTGGCAAGTTCCGCCAGCAAGTAGCTCAACAGCTAGAGATGGGTGCTGGAGATGACGACATCGTTGAATGGATCATGCACAACTACTATCTAGATGAAAACACGGCCAGAGCAATCTTCGGATACATTAAAGAGCAGTACCAGTTTACAGGAGAAGTCTCCAGTCACGAAGAGATAACTGTCGAGAAATACATCGACGACGATAACAGGCAGAACCTGATCTTCCAGACAATCTACGGCCGCAGAGCCCACGATGCAATCGCGAGAATCCTGGCCAACATGCTGCAGAAGAAGTTCGGCTCCAACATTGGCATGGTAATTGACGACAATGGATTCATACTTGTAACTCCAAGAAGACCTGTCGACCTCGACGGTCTCATGGATGATCTAGCAGCATGCAATCCTGAAGAACAGTTAAAGGAGGCCGTCAGGAAGACAGAGCTGATGAAGAGAAGATTCCGGCACGTAGCAGGAAGATCACTTATGATTCTCAGAAACTACGCCGGCAACTCGAAGACAGTCGGACAGCAACAGATGAAAGGCCACTTCCTTCTCTCAGCGATCAGAAACGAGTATGGTGAGGACTTCCCAATGGTGAAGGAAACCTATAGAGAGATCATGGAGGATGCTATGGATATCAAGCATGCTGAAGAAGTGATTGAAGGCCTTGGCTCCGACGAAATAACTTATGATTTGAGGGAGGCCAGTATTCCATCTCCTTTCAGCCACAACCTGCTGCTACAGGGAAGTACTGATGTCATCAAGATGGAGGATAGAAAGGAGAGGCTTCAGCAAATGCATCAACAGGTCATGGACAGGATCGAAGACTGATTGTTTAAATGTTCAGATAGAACTGTTATACAGGGATGCTAACCGCATTAAGCAATTCGGCGTTAAGCAATTATTTTCTTGATCCGGCCTGGGTACTGGCGCTAGCAGCCCTAATACCGCTGATCATATTCTACCTGGTAAAGCCCAAGCCTGATGAAAAGATGATGCCCTCAATCCGGTTCTTCATGAAGGACAGGAAGGAAGGCAGGATAAAACAGGCCATATCAAAAATTCTGCAAAACCTCATGCTGATATTCCATATACTCTTTGTCATAGCAGTGGTAGCGGCAGTAGCAAATCCTTTCATCAATGGCCCTTCAACTGCGGATAGGTCCGTAGTTGTAATTGATAACTCTGCAAGTATGGAAGGATCTCTAGAAGATGCCAAGAACTTTGCAGTAGATAGGCTTGGAGGAACAAATACTGTAATCCTAGTAAACGATGACGTAAAGGTTATAGCCAATGAAGCAACCAGGGCCTCAGCAAGAAGAGCAATTAATAATGTAGAACTGGAGGAAACTCCTACAGATCTCGCAAGAGCCCTGCAGATATCAAGAAACTATCGGGGCCAGCTAGTTCTTGCGAGCGACACAGATCACACGGCAAGCTCTAGAGAAACAACATCTGTAATACAGAATATCAAGGCCAATAGAGAAGTATACGTAATGGATGCAAAGACATCCAACTCCTGGGGATTCGCAGACCTAAACGTCAAAGAATCGTGGGTGGAAGTCAAAAACTATGACGACAGTCAGCAACAGGTAAACATAGAGCTTGATGGCACAGCTGAGAGCGTTACACTCCAACCTGGAGAGGCCCGAAGAGTAGACATCGATCTAGAAAAAGGAGAGAACACAGTCTCGCTGCCAGAAGATGGAATGGCTGCAGACAACACTCTCTCAGTATACAGGCCTGAACAGTCAACACTTGAAGTAGCAGTAATAGCAGATAGTGAAAACAGATACCTGATGAAGGCCTTTGAACTAATTAACCAGACTGATCCAGAGTTCTACCAGTCTCCTATAGAGAGCTTTCCAAGTGCAGATGTCTATGTGATCGGACAGTCGGAGAATACGCTATCACAGACCGTGAACAGCGTGGAAAACCGTGTACAGAATGGTGCAACAGCAGTAGTAATGGCAAATGAAGGTCTCGAACCAGAATACTACGATCATCTGCCGGTAGAAAATATAGGAGAGCGGACAGAGGCAAATGTAGAGTTCAGAAAACCTAGGAAAATCAACATAGGAAACACAGAAGTATACAATCTCACAGTTACGGGAAGAGGCCTTTCCGATCCGCAGAACGCGCTAGTTCACGGAACTCACGGCCAGGGAGATATCCTAGTCTACAATATTAACGATGAAGACTTCAGAAGAGACTTCCTTTACCCGGTTTTCTGGCGAAACGTAGTAGATGCCTACTCCGAAGTAAAAGATGCAGAAGATCTAAATCTTGAGACAGGCCAGACAGTAAGAGCTGACGGAAAGCCAGTTGAACTAAACAGAACAGGCTTCCACGAACTAGGAGGCCAGAAATACACAGCAAACCTGCTAAACGATGATGAATCCTCTACAGAATCATCTACAATAACTTCAAGCGAATCAGCAACATCAACAGTGCCAAAAAGCATTCAGAATCTGGCAGCATTACTGGTTCTCCTGCTAGCACTTACAGAAGCAGGATACCTCTACTACATAGGTGATATGCAATGATAACCTTCGAGCACTCCCTAGGACTGATACTGGTTTTAATCAGCTTTACAGGCCTCTACGCTGCATACAGGGCTGAGGAAATATACGGAGAGATACTGGGCCTGACAAGATTTCTACTACTGTTTTTACTGGCTCTAGCGGTTGCAGGCCCTCAGATACAGATGGCGCAGGAAAGAATGAGAACTCCAGAAGTCAATATTCTGGAGGATAACTCCCGGTCCACACAGTTCATGCAGGATGACAAGGTAAGTTTCCAGGAAATCCAGACAAACAGAAATATTATTGCATCAGGAAACAACTCAGAAATGAAGAACAGCATCCTCAACAGTATTCAACAGGATGGAGCATACCTTATCGTCTCCGATTTACAGACAGACGAGGACATGAATGAGGTAATACGGAAGGCCAATAGAAACAATGCGAGTATAAGCTTCCTGAAACCGGAAATGACATCCGAACACGCAATAACAATAGAAGGCCCGGAGCAAACAGTACCCGGCGCCAACAACCAGTACACCGTAAAACTCAGCTCCACAAAAGGAGGATCAGTACCGGTAGAAGTCAGAGTAGATGGAAACCAGATACACAGCGGCCGAATAACATCAACATACAACTTTACAAGAAAATTTGGCTCAAAAGGCCACCACAAAATACAGGCCTCAATCGACGTCAACGACCAGGAATCCTCCAACAATGCATACTACAAAACAGTAGAAGTAACCAAAAAACCTGAAATACTGGTGATAGGCCAGAGCTCCAGCCTTGGAACAGATCTAAGCGAATACTTCAGACTGGAGTACACAAGCTCAGTACCAGAAGACATGTCAGACTACGACGCAGTACTACTCAAAGAAGACGTACCGGAAGAAAACCTGATAGAATACGTTTCACAGGGAGGAGGCCTAGTCTACACAGGAGATCACCAGAATTCATATGATGTTCTGCCAGTAAAGGAAGCTGATGATAGTGAAGAGAGTAGTAAGGCTGCAAGAGTAATAATGGCGGTAGATACCTCCGCTAGCTTCTACAGTGAGAGAAGCAGGACCAAGGAGAAGGCTAGATATGCTGCAAAATACTTTGTTTCTGCATTGTATCGTCAAAGCGTTGGTTCAAAAGTAGCAGTCATTAATTATGGAGGTACTGTTCAAGGTTCGAGTTACGTCCCGAGAATAATGCGTAATCCAGGAGAACCAGCATTCCTTAGTATGGTCAATAGTGAGGATAAAAACAGAGTCTTTTCGAGGGTAGATTCTCTTGATGGAATTGGTGGAGCGATACAAAGTTATGGTCTCAGAGCTTCTAAAGAGCTTGCTGAGAAGGAGCAATCTAAATCAACTATTGTGATGATAACTGATGGTCGATTTGAAGACGTAGAGAAATTCAACACGCAAAGAACTCAAGATGATATTAAAATTGAATCTGAACAGGATAAACAGAACTTCCGTGATATTGCTATGAGTTTGGATGATAGTAAAACCTCTCTTTGTTTCCTAACGATAGGAGGTGGAGCTGATACAGCCTTCTTGAATGGGTTCGTTGATAGGACCAATATAGTATCTTTTGAAGATATGAGAAATCAAGGACGCTTTTGCGATCTTCTAGGGGGAGGAGGTAATTCTGGAGCTGGTAGAGTCTATGCTGTAAATAATCAACATTTTATCTCCAGAGGAGGTATAAATCCTGACTTGGCAGTGGCAGGGACTTATAACGCTCGGTTAAGGCCTTCAGGGAATTTAATACTGGCAACTGGAGAAAATAAGCCTGTTCTTGCTACATGGAGATATGGGTTAGGAAGGGTTGCGGCATTTACAACTAGAGATTCTAATTTAGGGGATATGATGCGTGGTGACCCTTCTTCTGTTGTCAGAACATTTTCCTGGTCCGTAGGAGAGATAGATAGAGAGGGCCGCTGGATAAAAGTTTCTTCAACGAGAGTTGGAGGCCAGAAACCTGAAGTTGAGGCATCCTACAGTATTGAAGGCCTTACACGTGATGCGGATGGAACTTACTCGAAGACTCTGGATCCTGAAGGCCTTGGCTTCCATGAATTCAACGGCGTGCCTTACAGCTACAACTATAACTCTGAAATAGAGAATATAGGGTATGATAGCAGGATTGAAAGAATTGCATCGGAGACAGGGGGCAAAGTGT contains the following coding sequences:
- a CDS encoding vWA domain-containing protein encodes the protein MITFEHSLGLILVLISFTGLYAAYRAEEIYGEILGLTRFLLLFLLALAVAGPQIQMAQERMRTPEVNILEDNSRSTQFMQDDKVSFQEIQTNRNIIASGNNSEMKNSILNSIQQDGAYLIVSDLQTDEDMNEVIRKANRNNASISFLKPEMTSEHAITIEGPEQTVPGANNQYTVKLSSTKGGSVPVEVRVDGNQIHSGRITSTYNFTRKFGSKGHHKIQASIDVNDQESSNNAYYKTVEVTKKPEILVIGQSSSLGTDLSEYFRLEYTSSVPEDMSDYDAVLLKEDVPEENLIEYVSQGGGLVYTGDHQNSYDVLPVKEADDSEESSKAARVIMAVDTSASFYSERSRTKEKARYAAKYFVSALYRQSVGSKVAVINYGGTVQGSSYVPRIMRNPGEPAFLSMVNSEDKNRVFSRVDSLDGIGGAIQSYGLRASKELAEKEQSKSTIVMITDGRFEDVEKFNTQRTQDDIKIESEQDKQNFRDIAMSLDDSKTSLCFLTIGGGADTAFLNGFVDRTNIVSFEDMRNQGRFCDLLGGGGNSGAGRVYAVNNQHFISRGGINPDLAVAGTYNARLRPSGNLILATGENKPVLATWRYGLGRVAAFTTRDSNLGDMMRGDPSSVVRTFSWSVGEIDREGRWIKVSSTRVGGQKPEVEASYSIEGLTRDADGTYSKTLDPEGLGFHEFNGVPYSYNYNSEIENIGYDSRIERIASETGGKVYEPSQKGQIVEDLQTFSDERVVRRTSLTPYLLIAALIVFLGEVGFRKMKGRK
- a CDS encoding vWA domain-containing protein, translating into MLTALSNSALSNYFLDPAWVLALAALIPLIIFYLVKPKPDEKMMPSIRFFMKDRKEGRIKQAISKILQNLMLIFHILFVIAVVAAVANPFINGPSTADRSVVVIDNSASMEGSLEDAKNFAVDRLGGTNTVILVNDDVKVIANEATRASARRAINNVELEETPTDLARALQISRNYRGQLVLASDTDHTASSRETTSVIQNIKANREVYVMDAKTSNSWGFADLNVKESWVEVKNYDDSQQQVNIELDGTAESVTLQPGEARRVDIDLEKGENTVSLPEDGMAADNTLSVYRPEQSTLEVAVIADSENRYLMKAFELINQTDPEFYQSPIESFPSADVYVIGQSENTLSQTVNSVENRVQNGATAVVMANEGLEPEYYDHLPVENIGERTEANVEFRKPRKINIGNTEVYNLTVTGRGLSDPQNALVHGTHGQGDILVYNINDEDFRRDFLYPVFWRNVVDAYSEVKDAEDLNLETGQTVRADGKPVELNRTGFHELGGQKYTANLLNDDESSTESSTITSSESATSTVPKSIQNLAALLVLLLALTEAGYLYYIGDMQ